TCAAATTTCTCTGTATAATACCTCAGGGCTTCATCACCCTGCTTCTTTACCGCTTCAATGATTTCTTTTACCATACGCCGCCCCTCCTTACCGGTTATTCACAGCTTTAGAAAGCCGTTCAGCCAGTTCATCAATCTGAAGATCCTTCATCCGGTAGCTGACAGGATTCACAATCAAGCGGGATGTCACTTCCGTAATGTGCTCATATTCAACGAGTCCATTTTCCTTAAGAGTCCGGCCTGTCGATACAATATCGACGATTCTGTCAGCAAGACCAATCATAGGAGCCAGCTCAATCGATCCGTTCAATTTAATGATCTCGACTTGCTCTCCCTGTTCTCTGAAATAACCGGATGCAATGTTCGGATACTTCGTTGCAATCCTTGGTGCTACATCACTCATCGGGTGATCCGGCAAGCCGGCTACCGCTAAATAGCAGCTGCTGATCTGTAGATCCAGAACTTCGTATACATCCCGTTCTTCTTCAAGCAGAACATCTTTTCCTGCAATCCCTACATCTGCAACACCATGCTCTACATATGTCGAAACATCCATCGGTTTTGCCAGGAAGAAGCGCAGATTTTCTTCAGGTATATCCAAGATCAGTTTTCGGCTGTCATCAAATTCAGGCGGAAGTTTATAGCCCGCCTCCCT
The Metabacillus sp. FJAT-52054 genome window above contains:
- the hisG gene encoding ATP phosphoribosyltransferase; translation: MNDVLTIAMPKGRIFEEAAELLREAGYKLPPEFDDSRKLILDIPEENLRFFLAKPMDVSTYVEHGVADVGIAGKDVLLEEERDVYEVLDLQISSCYLAVAGLPDHPMSDVAPRIATKYPNIASGYFREQGEQVEIIKLNGSIELAPMIGLADRIVDIVSTGRTLKENGLVEYEHITEVTSRLIVNPVSYRMKDLQIDELAERLSKAVNNR